DNA from Geobacter sulfurreducens PCA:
GAAGAGGCTGCAGCGCCGCCAGGAGTCTCTCCTGCTCGTTGCGGGGAAGGCTCGTAAATGTCCCGCCGTAAAAAGCCGCCTCAACGGGCCGTCCCCTGCCGAAGGTCTTCACGGCGGAATGGATCTCTGCGGCGGACGGAAGCCGGCCGGCCCGGCCCGCAATGCGTTCCTGGTCGCAGAAGACGCAGCGGTGGGGGCATCCCTGATGGGAAATAAAAAACGGGACGATAACGGGCCGCGTCATGGGGCAGCGCTGCACCGCCCCGTTTCGAGGCGTTCCAGGCATTGCCGCGCCGCAGCCTGCTCCGCCTCCTTCTTACTCCTGCCCGTCCCCTGGCCGAGGAGGCGCTCACCCACGTACGCTGCCACGGTGAAACGCAGGTCATGGGCGGGACCACTGGTATCGACCAGGACATATCGAGGCAATCCACCATACTGGGCTTGGGCCAGCTCCTGGAAATCAGTCTTGAAATCCCGCCCCTTTATCCCGGCAGCAACACCGGCCAGGCGCGGGCCGAACCACGCGTCCACGAGACGCTCCACCGGAGCCATACCTCCGTCGAGATACATGGCCGCAAGAAGGGCTTCCAGGGCATTGGCGAGCAGCGATCTGCGGTGGCGGCCTCCGGAGCGCTCCTCGCCGCGCCCGAGTCGCAGGTAGCTGCCGAGCTCAACGGCCGCGGCCAGGTCGGCCAGCGTCTCTTCGCCCACCAAAGCCGATTTCATCCGTGCCAACGCTCCCTCACGGCTTTCGGGGTAGTGCCGCAGGAGCATCTTGCCGATGCAGAAACCAAGGATGGCATCGCCGAAAAATTCGAGCCGCTCATTATCGGGAACCGTCGGGGATCGGACCTCGTTCAGCCAGGAACGGTGAGTCAGGGCCTCGTCCAGAAAACGGCGGTCGGTGAAGCGATAGCCGATCGAGGTCTCCAGCCCCTCCGTCGATGCCGCGCCGCCGGCGACTGGTTGTTCATCCGTTTCACGCATAGCGGAGAAGTATAACCCGATTCCATCGTCTTTATCAATAGATATGCGGACCGACGGCCATTTTGCGCTTGATAATGCATGACCTCTCGCCTATAATTCAGCCTTTACGAATCGAGAGGGTACATCCGGGCCGTATGGGCTATTTCATTACATTCGAAGGCATCGAGGGGTGCGGCAAAACGACCCAGATCAAGCGGGCGGCGCAGTCCCTCAGGGAGGCGGGCCACCGGGTGGTCGTTACGCGCGAACCGGGCGGTTGCCCCATTGCCGACGACATCCGGGCTATCCTGCTGGACGCCGGCAACAGCGCCATGGTACCCACGACGGAGCTCCTCCTCTACGCGGCGGCGCGTGCCCAGCACGTGGCCGAGGTCATCGCGCCCGCCCTGGCGGAGGGTGCCGTAGTCCTCTGCGATCGCTTTACCGATTCCACTCTCGTCTACCAGGGCTTCGGCCGCAACCTGGACCGGGATCTCATTGCCCGGCTCAACACGCTGGCTGCGGGACAGATCCGGCCGGACCTCACAATCCTCCTCGACTGCCCCGTGGCGGTGGGGCTTGCCCGGGCCGCGGCGCGGATCAACTCCCGGCAGACAAACCGGGAGGAACGTTTCGAGCGGGAATCGCTCCTCTTTCACGAGCGGGTGCGGGAGGGATTCCTCTCCCTGGCCGGCGGGGAACCCCACCGGTTCGCCGTGATCGACGGAAATGATGGAGTAGAAGCGACGGCGACGGCCGTGGCGGATGTACTCCTGAACCGCGTGCCCCGGAGGTAGGACGATGCCTTTTTCCCGGGTCCTCGGCCAGGAAACCGCCGTGAATGTCCTGCAACGCGCGCTCCGTTCGGGCAAAACGGCCCACGCCTACCTTTTCGAGGGGATCGAGGGGTGCGGCAAGATGACCACCGCCCTCGCCTTCATCGAGGCAGCCTTCTGCCGGCGGGATGACGGCTGCGGTTCATGCCCCTCCTGCCGGAAAATGGCCGGACTCCAGCATCCGGACCTGCACCGACTGGCTCCCGAGGGTGCATTCATCAAGATCGACCAGGTAAGGGAACTGCAGCGGGAGCTTTCCCTGCGTCCGGTTGAGGCACCGATGAAGGCATGCATCATCGATGATGCCGACCGGCTCAACCCGGCAGCGGCCAACGCGCTGCTCAAGACGCTGGAAGAACCGCCGGGCAATGCACTTCTGATCCTGCTCACCACGAATCCGGCGGGAATTCTCCCCACGGTCCGTTCCCGCTGTCAGCTCCTGAGGTTTTCGCCGCTCCCCGAGCGGGTGATCGAAGAATACCTGACGGACGCCGGCCGGGAACCGGCCGCAGCCCGCCTGGCCGCATCCCTGGCCGGCGGCAGCCTTTCCCGGGCGCTGGAGATGGAGGAAGGGAGCGCCGGGACAGCCCGGCAGGGACTGATCGAACGGCTTCGGACCCTCACCCTGGAAGAGATCACCCCCCTCTTCGCGGCCGCCGAGGAACTGGCCGCGGACCGGGAACGCGCCGTGGAGGCCCTTGGCACCCTCACCTCCCTGTTGCGTGATGTTCTCCTCATCCAGGGGGGGAGTAACGAGGTGGTCAACCGGGATCTCGTCGACCTTCTCGAAGAAGAAGCGTGCCGGATGTCGCCGGAGCGGACCCTCACCCGCCTCGGCCACGTCATGGAGGCGCGCCAGGCGCTCCAGCGCAATGCAA
Protein-coding regions in this window:
- the rnc gene encoding ribonuclease III — its product is MRETDEQPVAGGAASTEGLETSIGYRFTDRRFLDEALTHRSWLNEVRSPTVPDNERLEFFGDAILGFCIGKMLLRHYPESREGALARMKSALVGEETLADLAAAVELGSYLRLGRGEERSGGRHRRSLLANALEALLAAMYLDGGMAPVERLVDAWFGPRLAGVAAGIKGRDFKTDFQELAQAQYGGLPRYVLVDTSGPAHDLRFTVAAYVGERLLGQGTGRSKKEAEQAAARQCLERLETGRCSAAP
- the tmk gene encoding dTMP kinase, with amino-acid sequence MGYFITFEGIEGCGKTTQIKRAAQSLREAGHRVVVTREPGGCPIADDIRAILLDAGNSAMVPTTELLLYAAARAQHVAEVIAPALAEGAVVLCDRFTDSTLVYQGFGRNLDRDLIARLNTLAAGQIRPDLTILLDCPVAVGLARAAARINSRQTNREERFERESLLFHERVREGFLSLAGGEPHRFAVIDGNDGVEATATAVADVLLNRVPRR
- the holB gene encoding DNA polymerase III subunit delta', translated to MPFSRVLGQETAVNVLQRALRSGKTAHAYLFEGIEGCGKMTTALAFIEAAFCRRDDGCGSCPSCRKMAGLQHPDLHRLAPEGAFIKIDQVRELQRELSLRPVEAPMKACIIDDADRLNPAAANALLKTLEEPPGNALLILLTTNPAGILPTVRSRCQLLRFSPLPERVIEEYLTDAGREPAAARLAASLAGGSLSRALEMEEGSAGTARQGLIERLRTLTLEEITPLFAAAEELAADRERAVEALGTLTSLLRDVLLIQGGSNEVVNRDLVDLLEEEACRMSPERTLTRLGHVMEARQALQRNANPRLTMDVLLMRLADRTTP